The region ACCTCATGTTTGTCGGCTACTCTTACATTAAGGAAGGGCAGTATCAGGTGGCTTTGCGCTTTTTCGAAGCCCTCACTGCACTGGAAGCCGATAATCTCTATTGTCTGCAGACATTAGGAGCTCTTTATCTCGAAACAGGCAACCATCTTTATGCTTTAAATTTTCTTGAAAGGGCCTTGAAAAAAGATCCCAAGCACGCTAAAACACTCCTCAATAAAGCAAAAACACTTTTTCTTCTCGGGTATAAGCGGCAAGCAATCGAACAAGCTAAAGAACTCCTGATCAATCCCGATAAGACCATTGCCGACCGCGCCGATGCACTCATTTTAGCTTATAGTTAACTCACAATCTATACCGAAATAAATTGAAGAGTCGAGTTTTAGATAAAAATTATGAGCAATTTTTCCACATTGTTTTTTTTGATTTTTTTTTCCATTTCACTCGTTTTGACATTCAATGATTTAGTGATTAAAATCGCATGACAAAAAAGAAATTCACTTGCGTGCTTTAAATCCATAATGTTAGAGTTGCGTTCGTAAATTACACTCTACGAGTTGTTTGTGGAAAGGTTGTTCATAACTATAGCAAGGGATAATCGATGCTCGCCGAAACCGGATTAGAAGAATGTTGGACACAGTTCTTAGATTTTATCAGCAAACAGTGTTCAACTGCTGAATTTCAAAATTGGTTTGCGCCTATTAAGGTGCTCGAATTGACCGATCATGAAATCTCGCTGCAAGTTCCCAATATCTTTGTGCGTGAATATCTTCTCGATAACTACAAAAGAGAGCTAGCCTCCTTTTTGCCGACAAGTGAATCGGGAGAGCCTTCCATTGTATTTAAAATTGCAGAGCTTAAAAAAGATTCTTTTAAGACACAACAAACGATCATCCCCTTTGATGAAATCGATATCCAACAAGAGAAGTTCGAAAGTAAACTCAATCAAAATTATACATTCCATAACTTTATTGAGGGGCCTTCAAACCAATTTGTTAAATCAGCTGCACTCGGTGTCGCCGAAAGACCCGGTAAGTCTTATAATCCCCTCTTCATCCATGGTGGTGTTGGATTAGGGAAAACTCACTTGCTCCACGCCATTGGCCATGCCATTTGCGAAAAGCACCGCAAAATGCGTGTGCAGTGCATTACAACTGAAGCCTTCATCAATGATTTGGTCGATAGCTTGCGCAATAAGTCTATTGATAAAATGAAGCGCTTCTACCGTTCCCTCGACGTCCTGATTGTCGATGATATTCAGTTTTTACAAAACCGCCTCAATTTTGAAGAGGAATTTTGCAATACGTTTGAGAGTTTGATTAATCAATCAAAACAAGTCATTATTTCCTCCGATAAACCCCCAAGTCAACTCAAATTGTCCGAGCGCTTAATCGCCCGTATGGAATGGGGACTTGTTGCCGGAATCGGAGCTCCCGATTTTGAAACGCGCGTTGCCATTCTACAACATAAAGCAGAAGCAAAAGGTTTGCGCATCCCCGATTCCATTGCTTACCTCATCGCCGAGCATATTTATGACAACGTACGCCAACTTGAAGGAGCCATTAACAAGCTCAGCGCCTATTGCAAATTAATGGGACTCGATGTTTCTAAAGAAATCGTTGAAAGAACCCTCAGTGAAATGTTCCAATGCGCTCACCATCAAAAAATTTCAGTAGAGAGTATCTTAAAAAGCGTTTCTGCCATGTTTAACGTGCGCATTAGTGATTTGAAGGGAACATCTCGATCAAAAGATATCGCATTGCCAAGACAAGTTGCGATGTATCTTGCAAAAGAATTGATTAATGAGTCGTTGATTAAACTCGCCTCTTCTTTTGGTGGAAAAACACATTCAACGCTTCTTCATTCATGGAATAAGATCAAAGATCAATTGCAACGCGATGAAATTTTACGCAGACAAGTCCAGATGACAAAACAAAATCTTGGCGCGTAAATATACCAAAATTTCGGTATATCTATTCAATGATCTGTTTTGCAGTGAAACAGGCTAAATCAATGCTCTGAATGTCTACGCGGTTTTTTAGCTGTTCAATGTTACGATTGATTTCTTGCAATGACCCTATATAGGGAATCACATACAAAGCTTTCATAGGGCCTCTGAGTTGCTTGGGATGTTTCATCAAGGGGACTTCCAAAAAAGCGGAGAGCTTTTTTGATAAGAGATACGCATCCGCTTGGTGGGGATGCGGGATAATCACATCAAATTCTCTGTCCGGATCACACTCGATTTGAACCGCGAGGAATGAAGCTAAAAGTTTAGCTAAGCGTTCACTCTTTGTTTGATTGAGTGATTGGATCAGAGGATGAGAATAGAGGTCATCAATCACTACGGCAAAGAGGCGATGATATGAAAAATGACGTCTCTTACATCCATGGCATTGCAATTGCAATGAACCCTTATTTAATAAGGGGGATAAACAAGTCAAACAGCGATTCAAAAACGAAATGCGCTGCAGAGAAGCAAAACAGGTTTGACAAATCAATTGAGTCCATCCGTCCAATATACAATGACAAATTAAACATTCGGTTGGAAACAAGACATTCATGAACGCATGTGCGATAGTTGTCATATCAGAGTTTTTGTTTACTTCAGGCCATATTTGGGCTTCATGACAGAGCCTCGAAGGGAAATCATAAAGGGCTGGGTAATCTTAAAAAGAACGTATTGCTTCATTTTCACATCGACATTCATTTCTCCATCAAATTTGATATAGCATCGATTGGTGGATGGGAAAAAGAAATGAGAGCGTTTTCCCTCACTATAACTATCTCGAAGGGCCATAAGCTTGATCTTTTGATCTTCAATTTGAAAATCAATTTCCCCACGGACAGGCACCAAGAGACCGAGATCAAGACCCAAACGGGTAATGAGCTCTAAGGGAATCAGGCGTGTATTGTGCTCTGTTTTAAATGTATTGTGGAATTTTAAATACCCTTTTCCCTTAATCGAATTGAGATCTGCCGTATTCCCTTTCAGCTCATCGATTTTGAGTTTTCGCATCACGAAAGGCTTTGCTTTAGTCGGCCCTTCTCCAATTTTTCTCAAAAGGCTAGGGCGAAATTCACTCACCTGAATTCCCTTAAACTCAAAAGAAAGGGCCTTGTTTTCC is a window of Simkaniaceae bacterium DNA encoding:
- the dnaA gene encoding chromosomal replication initiator protein DnaA, whose amino-acid sequence is MLAETGLEECWTQFLDFISKQCSTAEFQNWFAPIKVLELTDHEISLQVPNIFVREYLLDNYKRELASFLPTSESGEPSIVFKIAELKKDSFKTQQTIIPFDEIDIQQEKFESKLNQNYTFHNFIEGPSNQFVKSAALGVAERPGKSYNPLFIHGGVGLGKTHLLHAIGHAICEKHRKMRVQCITTEAFINDLVDSLRNKSIDKMKRFYRSLDVLIVDDIQFLQNRLNFEEEFCNTFESLINQSKQVIISSDKPPSQLKLSERLIARMEWGLVAGIGAPDFETRVAILQHKAEAKGLRIPDSIAYLIAEHIYDNVRQLEGAINKLSAYCKLMGLDVSKEIVERTLSEMFQCAHHQKISVESILKSVSAMFNVRISDLKGTSRSKDIALPRQVAMYLAKELINESLIKLASSFGGKTHSTLLHSWNKIKDQLQRDEILRRQVQMTKQNLGA
- a CDS encoding type III secretion chaperone — encoded protein: MDPIDWKQVLGWGENEVQDLMFVGYSYIKEGQYQVALRFFEALTALEADNLYCLQTLGALYLETGNHLYALNFLERALKKDPKHAKTLLNKAKTLFLLGYKRQAIEQAKELLINPDKTIADRADALILAYS